The segment ACATCCTTATTCTCATTACATCTCCCCATAAAACTTTCATCAGTTTGAAAATTGTAAAATGCATTCCTTTTTATGCAGACATTTAATCTATGATTAAATGACAATTGAGCAATATATCCTCCTGCATACCCAAATACCGTCCTAACTtggcaatttgaaaataaattggcaTAGGTTTCAAGGAAATAGAATATTCTCAACCACAGACTTTAGAGGAtgcttatctgtaaaacaaattACAGGGCACACTTTGGCTTGATCAACACATTGTACTTAAGAGAGGTTTCAGATAGAACCACCAGCTTAGCAAATGTGATTTGAATTTGTCTGTGGACAAGACACTATGTTCCTTTCTTATGTGAATGGATGAAACCAGAGCTTTCAACCTCTCAGCCTTTCAAACTCTCACTTTCAGAAACActgaagtttaaaatataaaggtGTTGTTTTTGCTTCACACCCAAATGTTAGAGTtagattttctgatttcttttgatTGGCTCCAGGTGATGTTAAGTGCAATgaagaaaattatcaaaatcaaTCTATCTTCAAAGACTTTCTTTGAAATTATAGGATCTGAATCAAAAGGTAAAATAACAGTATTTTTATTCAAAGTTCTCTTCCATGATTTTCATAGCTCTTGCTCTACTAAGGAGCAAGTAAAATtggtaaaatagatttttttccctcttgaaaGGTGATTGTTAGGGCCTTGatattttccaaagaaatccaGTATTTCTTAAGCAATCTGACTCTTGCTTACTGGATTTTTAAAGGATTTAATTACCAACTTCAACACATCAGCAAAGTGACTTACATTACGTATTAACAGCAAATGTAGTGCATGAATCATAGCCAAAGAATGCAGCTAACACTGGGAAACATAATACATAACCAACTATAGTCATTAAAAAGTTGAAGTATTAAAGCCTGTCACCAGAGAACTTCCAAGCACTGGAAGACCAATGGTCCTGATCAAAAGTCAAATCCAGTAGAAAACTAGCATATTCTAGGAAGCAAAACAAAATCCAGAGTAATCAAAAATATAATGCTGAAGGTAATGGTTATGTCTTGCTACACAAAATGTGATTGGCAGACTGACAACATTGACTTTTACCCACGAGTTTATTAAAAACGCAGAATTCTAGGCCACACCCCAGACCCTCTGAAGCAGAATCTAATTTTTAGCAGGATCTTCAGGTGATTCATAGGCACATTAAAATTTGGAAAGCaccactttaaagtatttttgtcAATGGTATTATGTGAATAATTGTTGTTTTCCAAAAACAGTGTCATACTCAGAGGTAATGGTCATCCTTATTTTACAATGGGGCTATCATCTCATAGTGGGAAAAAATTCTCATACTCTATTGCTTAGGAAAGATAATAACTGGTatagaattatttttcctgaagGAGGAAAAGCAGTTATAGGGGAAGGAATAGCAGCTCATCACTTTCAGTAACAACAAATGCCAGCTTGACCTGCATTGTTATTTCACCTTGCACTTCTCATCACATTATGCTGGTggattcttttccttcctttcttatttttgagtcagagaaggaaactgaccTAGAGGTTGCTGTAGGCATTTAGAAATATGGTTTTCTTTATCAATTCTATTCGATCTGCTGCAGCAGTTCTTACCTGAGTGATTTTAAGAGTTTATCAATCATGTGACTGTTGAGATACCCAAGCCATCATGCAAGTACCTCTCCCATGACATGATAACTTgtgttaataataaaatgaagctgTGATAGGAGATTTGAAACATATAGAAATCAGAGTGGTACCATGAAGGCATGAGGGAGAAGATGAGGGAGCCAGGACTAAGTGAGGAGAACTGTATCCCTAAGTCACCTGGAAGGTTGTGGAGCAAACAGATCATTAGGCAGCACTAGTGAAGGGGAGAAAATGGCCATCAGTCATTCCCTGTTCTTTCTTTGCTGCCTAAAAGCACAGATAACACCACACATTTTCTTATCTAAGGTCTTGGAGAAGGTTTATGGTGAATTtaccaggaaagaagaaaagaagtggcttttttttttttttaaggcttagCATCAGTCTTTAATGCTGTCATGCAGCATTGACAAGTCACACACTTTGGTCTCATGTTGGCAGTGGCAACTTACAGTAAGTCTAAATGTCTGAGCAGCAGACTGGCCTCCAGGGAACAGGCATTTGTTCCaactccccctccctccccaagaTTTCTTCAGAATTCCATTATGGCCCTATACAAAGAGCAGTGGCTGCTGGGGACAGGTTTTATTTGAGTGTACATCAACTATACATggaattataaaaacatatttatagatGTTCCACAGTGCTCCTGTAATCAGAAGCAAAGACCCTTTTATGAAAAGGGATTATATCTAGGGCTGTGCAAAATTCAAAAGGATCATATCCCTTTGAAAGAGTCCATAGTCcatgaaacaaaaaattacctgggccaCTGGTAAGCCCCAGGTGTGCCAAGATTGCCTTACAGAAATGGAAAGAGTGTGACCCACAAAGTGAGGACATTCAGCTTCACTAGAGCCAGAGGTCAGGAGGGCCCCTTGATGGGTCCAGGCTCCCAGACTCTCAAGGGAGAGGTGGCTGCACTTGCTGGAGTCACTCACTGGAGGCTGGCTCCCTTGGTGCTGCTGGAACAAGGGGTATTGCTTGTGGGCACCAGCCAGGCAGTTCTCCAGGAATAGTTTAGGTTCTCAATTTGAGATGGCCAAAGAGAAGACAGAATTCTTCAGGGGAAGAGCAAGACATGGGAGACAAATACAGAATAAGCCAAGAACTGATCATACAACAGAAACGGAGGAGCGTACAGGGTCTGGGAACCAAGACAGCGGGTCGACATTATCTACCAGCCAGAAGCAAAGGGACTCAGAGGGATCAAGTCCAGCTGCTGGTCTGCCTCTTGACCCTGGATGGGGACTGCAGGAGGAGGATGTGGGCCCATCCTGGGAGGGCTGCGGACCCAGTGGGGCAGACTGGAATGCCTTTTCCTGCTGTTCCCACTACCTGATGCCCTATTACTCCAAAACCACCGAAGTCTAGTGTATGACTTTGAAAGATTGTAATATATGCTCTGGAAAACATTCAGCAGTACAAAAGCCCTCCCTGGGCCCTCCCACCCTCTCATGGTCCACAACTGGTAGAAAGATCCAGAAATCCTTGAGCTCTGGATAGGTCCCTGGTCAGTCCTTGGGGAGCTCAGGTAGCTCAGGTAGCTTGGAAGAATCTGCTCAAGTACGGTTCTTGATGTCTGGGGAATCCTTTTGGGGAAGATCACTTCCAATTCAATAATGAGGTCCCCACGTTTCTCTGGCGTTTTGGGGAGGGGAAGGCCTTCTCCACGAACTTTTCGTCGCATGCCAGGCCTGATGGCATCTTTGAACACGATGGGAATGGTCCTGCCGTCCAGAGTGGGGACGTTCACTGTGTGCCACACAGAGCCTCCGGGAGGCTGATCCTGGAAGGATAAATGACATCAGAACCATCTCTCTTAAAGATATTGTGTGGCTTGTCCTTTAAAACAAAGACGATATCAGCTGGAATGTTGTTGGAGGTCTGGTCTCCTTCTTTGGGGAAGGTGATCTTGGTCCCTTCTTTCCACCCCTTCTTCACTTCGATGGTCAAGATTTTGTCTTCGTTTCGAATGCTCTTTCCGTCGGGGTTTAGCCGCTTGTGGGAGATTTTCATCTTCTTGGTACAACCGCTGTAGATCTCTTCAAGGGAGACTCGAAGGTCGTGGGTGACTGGGGGATCTTGCTTCTTTCGGGTGGGCTCCTGGGCAGGGCGGGAGCGGCCAAAGTTCATGTTGGTGAAGCCACCCATTCCCATAGGGAAGCCAGAGAATGGGTCAGCAATGTCCATGACTTCCTCCCCGTTCCGCTGCCCAAAAAAGGTGTCAAAGGGATTTTTGCCACCGAAGAACTCAGCAAACATGGCAAGAGGGTCTCCATGGAATGTGTAGCTGAAAGAGGTAGCATTGGCACCACCGCCGCTACCGCCACTGGGGCCGCTGCCCTTTAGGGCTTCCTCCCGGTAGCGGTCGAAGATCTCGCGCTTGCGCGGGTCTCTGAGCACCTCATAGGCCTCGGCGATCTCCTTGAACTTCTCCTCGGCGCCGGGCTCCTTGTTCTTGTCTGGGTGGTAGCGCAGCACCTGGCGGCGGTAGGCCCGCTTGATCTCCTCGTCTGACGCGCCGCGGGCCAGGCCCAGCGTCTGGTAGTAGTCTTTGCCCACGGCCCCCGCCTGCAGCCCACTCACCTGCTGTCGCCATCCCCCGGCTCCGCCACCGCCCGGTCCCGGACTCTGTATACCCATCCGGCCAGAAGTGCCTGTTATACAAAGAGATCACATTCTTTCTTTAATGGTTAATGACAGTTACAGGAGTAAAGGAGTGCAGTTGGCTTTTTAACCTTAGTTCTCATTTTAGCTGTGACTGGAGAGAACTGCAGTTTCAAAGTCCTGGGTGAGAATGTCCACAGTGACAATGTCACTAATGCTATAGTCAAATAAGTTGCAACACCATTGCAATCACTTCTTGTCCTGCTTGCAGAGGTTGACATTATAGCTGGGACTTCAGAGGAATCGAAGTTAACTTTGATAGTTGTACATTTTGAATAATATGATTGTCAGGGTCAAACTACCATGCAGCTGTGTAAGCTacacttttgtaaataaagaaaacgtggccaATTCAAACTAAGAATAAGCACCCTATGAATGCTGTTTTAAATCTTTTCTTGCCCTTAGAAGATTCACATTCACAATTCACTTCTCCTTCATGCCACCATCATCTCTTTTCTGCACTGTTCTTGTCTGTCCTCTTGCTGTGGTCTTCTAACTGGACTCTCAGATTCCATGCTTACCGTCTCTTGTCTATCTTTTACACAGCAGTTGTAGTATTCATCTCAAAATGTAGTTAGGTTATGCCACTTCTCTGCTCTAAACCTTCCAGAGTGTTCTTATCTCATCCAAAGGAAATCCCGAATTCTAACTCTGTCAGACAAGCCCTGAGAATGTGGCAGGACACCCTCTGCCTGGGCCAACTCTCTGGTATCCATCTCCTGCCTCCTTCACCTTTGCCCAGCCATCTGGCCTTCTCTTTCTCCACCCATACTAGACAGGTCTTGCCTCAGGGTCTCTGCTTGGATTATAAGTCTCAAAGATACACACTTAATTTACCCTTCACTTACTTTAGGTGTCTGCTCAAAAGTTATCttaccagccaggtgcagtggctcatgcctgtaatcacaggactttgggaagccaaggcagaaggatggcttgagcctaggaacttgagaccagcttgggcaacatagtgagaccctgtctctacaaaaaatagaaaaataaaccagacgtggtggcctgtgcctgtagtcccagttactcgggtggctgaggcagaagggaacacctgaatctgggaggtggaggctgcagtgagccactattgtgccactgcactgcactccagcctgggcgacagagtgagaccccatttcaaaaaacaaagttGCTTTATTGAGGAAATTCCTCTGAACACTTCCTATAACCCCTATGCTCCAatacttacataattttaaacCATGTAATacactatacttttttttaatgtttgtcttCCCCAGCTAGAATATAACTGTGAGAGTCGACATCTTGTTTTGTTCACTTCTGTCTTCTCAGTGCTCCAGAGTGCCAGACATATATTAAGAGAAGTGCTCAGTTAATATTTGTGAATAGATGATTTTCAAGGATTGTTTGTGCACCTGGTACTCTGGCCATTTACTCACTCTCCTTGGCTCACAAGCACTTTTCTACCTTCTTGCTTTTGTTGAGATCCTTCCTCTGTTCCTTTCTGCTTTCTCAAAGCTGCATGTTCAAGTCTCACCTTTGCTTCAGGTCTCACCTGAAACCTTTCTTCATTCTATTCTCAAAGCTGAACATGTCTCTCCTCTGGTCCCCCCAGAACTATCCATGTTCCCTGTGTCTCTGTCTTGTACTAGAATGATTCCTCTTCATGAACTGGAAGCTTCCAAAGGTGGAACTCTGTCTGATTTATCTTTAGCCCCTGACACCCCCATCTCCACTCtacctccccccatcccacagaATCTACTTCTTGTATACAAAGAAGATACTGAATGAACATTTGGTCAGTAAATATTGCTGAATAGATTTACCTTACTGTGACAATATTGATTTGATGGTGCAGCACTTGGGTAAGAAATGGTAGTAGAGTGCTCTCAtaattctgtgcttttttttccccaccaaaTTTCCCCTGATGACTTTTCAGTTTGGTGTTTTGTGTGTGAGGGGAGTAGAAAAAAAAGTTGCTCCTGGGTGTTACCATTTTGCTTTATATTAATAAGTGCTGAAAGAGAAAACATTCATACAGAAGACAAAATATCTAATAATCAGAATGTCAGGTTGTCTGCCCAGCTGTCTCAATCCAGGTTGGGTTAGTAACTAAGGGAAAGGTTTCTATTACAGAAAATTCTGTTAGCATACTTCACTGCCTGAAAAACTTTTTCCCTACCTTTCTGATGGAACCCTTTCCTATATCCTAGTAGGGAGAATCAAGAGCAAGAAGTAGCTGTGCTTAGAAGtagatacctttttaaaaatctgatttttcttaGCATGAGTTTTCAACTCCAAGCTGTCAAGATGCTGCATTAGAGGTTCACA is part of the Pan paniscus chromosome 13, NHGRI_mPanPan1-v2.0_pri, whole genome shotgun sequence genome and harbors:
- the LOC100967837 gene encoding LOW QUALITY PROTEIN: dnaJ homolog subfamily B member 1-like (The sequence of the model RefSeq protein was modified relative to this genomic sequence to represent the inferred CDS: inserted 1 base in 1 codon), translated to MGIQSPGPGGGGAGGWRQQVSGLQAGAVGKDYYQTLGLARGASDEEIKRAYRRQVLRYHPDKNKEPGAEEKFKEIAEAYEVLRDPRKREIFDRYREEALKGSGPSGGSGGGANATSFSYTFHGDPLAMFAEFFGGKNPFDTFFGQRNGEEVMDIADPFSGFPMGMGGFTNMNFGRSRPAQEPTRKKQDPPVTHDLRVSLEEIYSGCTKKMKISHKRLNPDGKSIRNEDKILTIEVKKGWKEGTKITFPKEGDQTSNNIPADIVFVLKDKPHNIFKRDGSDVIYPSRISLPEALCGXTVNVPTLDGRTIPIVFKDAIRPGMRRKVRGEGLPLPKTPEKRGDLIIELEVIFPKRIPQTSRTVLEQILPSYLSYLSSPRTDQGPIQSSRISGSFYQLWTMRGWEGPGRAFVLLNVFQSIYYNLSKSYTRLRWFWSNRASGSGNSRKRHSSLPHWVRSPPRMGPHPPPAVPIQGQEADQQLDLIPLSPFASGW